From the Candidatus Liberimonas magnetica genome, the window AAACTCGGCGAATTCAGGCAGCGTATCAAAAAAATAGCCCAGGAAGAAATAGACGACAGCCTGCTAGTGCCGAAAATAGAAATAGATGCCGAACTTGATGCTTCTGAAGTTGGCCTGAAATTAGTAAAAGAGATCAGCGAGCTTGAACCTTTTGGGAATGAAAACCCGCAGCCGGTTTTTTCTTTGAAAAAAATGCAGCTCGTTGAAACGAATATTATGGGAGTAAGCGGAGACCACGTAAAACTGAGCGTTAAGAAGAACGGCAGTTCAACTTTAAAGGTCCTAGGCTGGGGGCTCGGGAAACAAGAGTTCAAGGTGCAAAGCCTGTATGATATCGCAGTCTTATTGGAATTAGAAGTTTATAACGGCACAAAATCGCCGAGGCTTGTGATAGTAGACATCAAAGAAAGCGTTTAGCGGATAGCGTAGAGCGGATAGGACTTCAAAGCTTTTGACTTTTCTATACGCTAAACGCTATACGCTTTACGCTAGAAAATGGAGAAATTTATGGCTAAAAAAAATGAAAAGACAGAACCGGTAAAGGTAGCTATAATCGGCGGCAGCGGTACATACGAGATAGACGGCATCGAAAATCTAAAAGAAGTCAAGGTAAAAACTCCGTTCGGGGACCCATCGGACGCTATTGTAGTGGGCAGGCTTGAGGGAGTTATGTGCGCATTTTTGCCGCGCCATGCAAGAGTCCACAGGATATCTCCTTCGGAGCTTAATTCCAGAGCCAATATTTATGCATTAAAATCTCTAGGTGCCCAGCAGATAATCTCTGTCTCTGCGGTCGGTTCACTTAAAGAAGAGATCAAACCCAGGGATTTTGTAATACCTGATCAGCTGTTCGACAGGACAAAAGCAAGGCCGTGCACATTTTTCGGCGACGGTATAGTGGCTCATGTCGGTTTTGCCAACCCTTTTTGCAATGATATAAGAGCGATTATACATAAAGGTGTGGAAGATATGGGTATAAAAAGCCATTTCGGCGGCACGTATGTCTGTATCGAAGGCCCGCAGTTCTCCACAAAAGCCGAATCAGAGGTGAACAGGAAACTGGGTTTTAGCATAGTCGGAATGACGGCGATACCCGAGGCAAAATTAGCAAGAGAAGCAGAAATTTGTTATACTACAGTTGCGCTTGTCACTGATTATGATGTCTGGAAAGAAGGGGAAGAAGTAAGCGTAGAAGCTGTTATCGAAACATTGAAAGCAAATACCGCAAACGTCAAGAAGCTGATAAAAAATATCGTACCAGTCCTTGCAGGCTATCCGGGAAACTGCGCGTGCAGGAATGCCCTGCAGTTCGCGATAATGACAAAGATAGACAAACGAAATAAAAAGACGTATGAGAAGCTAAAACTGCTCATAGGCAAATATGTATAAAATGATAGACAACAGACTACAGACCAGAGACGACAGACTAAACCCAAATCTTTAATAGCCTTTAGTCTGTAGTCTGATGTCTCAAGTCTGTAGTCTGATTTACGGAGGTTTTATAATGAGTATCCTCGTAGTTGGTTCTATCGCTCTTGATTCTGTCCAGACGCCTTTTGGGAAAGTAAAAGATGCGCTGGGCGGTTCTGCGACGTATTTTTCCGTTTCAGCTTCCTATTTTACAAAAGTCAACCTTGTGGCTGTTGTAGGCAGGGATTTTCCCGAGAGGCATGTCGGGCTTCTAAAAAAGCACAGGATAGACGTAAAGGGTCTGCAGAAAGTGGAAGGAAAAACCTTCAGGTGGGCCGGGCATTATATGAAAGACCTAAACCAGGCAGAGACAACGAAAACGGAACTAAATGTGTTTTCAAATTTCAAGCCGCAGATACCGGAAGAATATATGGACAGCAAATATGTCTTTCTTGCCAACATCGACCCGGAACTTCAGCTTGAAGTATTAAAACAGGTCAAAAAACCGAAACTTGTGGCCTGCGACACTATGAATTTCTGGATATCAAGCAAACCCGATGCGTTGAAGAAGCTTTTTAAGCATATAGATTTCGTGGTAATAAACGAAGCAGAAGTCAAACAGCTTGCCAAAGACAAGAACCTTATTACAGCCGCAAAAAAGATCCTGGCTTTGGGCCCGAAAGCGCTTGTCATAAAAAGAGGAGAGTACGGCTCGATGTTTTTTGAAAAAAGCGGCGTATTCTGCGCTCCGGCCCTTCCTTTAGAAAAAGTAAGCGACCCGACAGGAGCAGGAGACACTTTCGCAGGCGGGTTCATGGGGTATCTTGCCAAATGCAATAAATTGGATTCTAATAATTTCCGGAAAGCCATTGTTTACGGAAGCGTGATGGCGTCTTTTAACGTAGAGGGCTTCAGCCTGAGTAATCTGGATAAACTGACCTGGCCTAGGATCCAGAACAGGTTCAAGCAGTTTGAAAAGCTGACAAGTTTCAGGTAAAAAGCAAATCCGAATTTCGAAATCCGAAAAAATATTCAATAACAAAAACGGCAAACGACAAAAGAATATAATTTAAGCATGTGAGTTGATGTTCTTGGAATTTAGATATTTGATATTGTAGTTTTTTTCGGATTTCGAGATTGTCTTTTCGAAATTACCTCATTTGAGATTGTTGTTTCGAATAAAATATATGAATATAAAAAGCTTCATCACATTGATTTTAATAGCGTTGTCTATTCTGCCCGCTCTCTTTGCTGAG encodes:
- a CDS encoding PfkB family carbohydrate kinase, translated to MSILVVGSIALDSVQTPFGKVKDALGGSATYFSVSASYFTKVNLVAVVGRDFPERHVGLLKKHRIDVKGLQKVEGKTFRWAGHYMKDLNQAETTKTELNVFSNFKPQIPEEYMDSKYVFLANIDPELQLEVLKQVKKPKLVACDTMNFWISSKPDALKKLFKHIDFVVINEAEVKQLAKDKNLITAAKKILALGPKALVIKRGEYGSMFFEKSGVFCAPALPLEKVSDPTGAGDTFAGGFMGYLAKCNKLDSNNFRKAIVYGSVMASFNVEGFSLSNLDKLTWPRIQNRFKQFEKLTSFR
- the mtnP gene encoding S-methyl-5'-thioadenosine phosphorylase, with product MAKKNEKTEPVKVAIIGGSGTYEIDGIENLKEVKVKTPFGDPSDAIVVGRLEGVMCAFLPRHARVHRISPSELNSRANIYALKSLGAQQIISVSAVGSLKEEIKPRDFVIPDQLFDRTKARPCTFFGDGIVAHVGFANPFCNDIRAIIHKGVEDMGIKSHFGGTYVCIEGPQFSTKAESEVNRKLGFSIVGMTAIPEAKLAREAEICYTTVALVTDYDVWKEGEEVSVEAVIETLKANTANVKKLIKNIVPVLAGYPGNCACRNALQFAIMTKIDKRNKKTYEKLKLLIGKYV